Sequence from the Equus caballus isolate H_3958 breed thoroughbred chromosome 6, TB-T2T, whole genome shotgun sequence genome:
tgctttggatagtagggatattttaacaatattaattcttccaaggAGGCTGCAGTGCTTGGAACTTACAAGGAAGAAGTTCCAGCCTCCTAAATCCCTAATCTCCTCTTCAATTCAAGAAGTCTTCCGTGCCTTAGCTTAAGAAATTCTATGTTATAGTGACTTATCTGATTGATGACTTTGAGGAAAATCCTGAACATACTTGACGAAGAGAATTCTGGGATTTATGATCAATCAAAGCACCAAAGAGCAAACACATTTGTGAAGAAGTCCTAAAAGATGAAAGTTTGAGCAACGTTCTGTATTTGCTGACCACTTTTGCCTATGGCGTTTTGCAAATCTCAATGTGGTGGGTCTAGTGAAGTACTCAACTCTTTGGATTGTGACATGAGTGAATGTATTTAAAGGGTAAGGTGAGTCAGGACTGTAAGAACCCAGCCATGGAATTATAGCCAAATTTTACAACATCTGCTTTTGAGCTTGTTTCAAGATGTGTCCAGACTGCTAATCAGGCACTtagcagaaatcaaagaaatatctTCTTCATAGGATGATAACCTTATTCTACCTTTAAcctttttttaacaaataatccTCAAGTACTGTACAATGTCCACATTCTCATATGTCTTTTAATGAGAATTAAAAGACATATGAGAAGGAAAGAATCCATGTGAGTGAAACAGAAGCAAAGTGGACAACAGAAACAAACCCATAGTAGTTTGGATAATGGAAATACAAGGTATAGACTTCAACAATTCATGTCGACTATTTTCAAAGATACAAaagacaagataaaaaataatcatattatGGAAACCTATAAAAAGTAGCTTAGAAGATTAGAAAGATAACCAAGTAGTTTTAACTCTGGAGGAAACACAAAGtgtatataaaaaagaatagacTGTATAACGTACAAATTAATAGTGagatttcaaagataaaatatgAAGCACAAAAATTGGAACAAAATGAAAGCACCTAACAACATGGcagggctaaaaaaaaaaacctttacattaaaataaatagactGGAAAGAAACCAATTACCCAGTTATGCAAGATGACATATTGTatcattctatttatatgaaaagtccagaatggacaaatccatagagaaagaaaatatactagGGGTTCCTGAGGCTGGGAAGAAATGTGGGGAGAGATGAGTGGAGAGTGACTGCTGGTGGATACAAGGACCCTTGtgaagtgaagaaaatgttctaaagttcgATGATGGTGAAGCATGCACAACTTTATAAATGTAccaaaaaatcactgaattgtacactctaaatgggtgaactgtatgatatatgttatatattaacaaagctagtttttaaaaatggactaaatgcccaaagattaaaaaatgttaactaaCTTGATAAAAATCTCACGGCTAGTAAGAGTGGTAGCAGGATCTGAATTTAGAAATTATGGCCTCAATGTTAATTTTTGAAACTCCCTTGAAGCTGACCAAGTGACTATATTCTAGTCAATATAACGGGAGTGGACATGATCTCTGCAAATCTAGGAtatagcttaaaagaaaaaagcatttgcatATTCTGTCTTGCCTCCCCTCTTTCTGCTTGGAATGTGGTCACGGTGGTGAGACATCTTAGAAATATGGTAGATGGTAACAAAAAGGTATGATACAGCAAGAGATCGAAGGAGCTGGAACTTATCAAGTCTTTAAATACAAAAGCTGCTGTAACAGTTGAGACTTTTCAGAGACAATAAAGCTCATTATTATGCAATATTATTACTTTGGAAGTCTGGTACAGTGAGCCATTATGTATCGTATATAAATTAGGTAGTTGTCCTATCATGTATGAAAGAGGGTAAGAAAAGAGAATTCGTCTGGTGATATTTGGAAGATTACTAATAACATATAAAGTGATAGGTGCGTATAAGTGTGTTAATAAATTTCAACTACATTTTCACTCAGACCGTCatacaaagataaaaatggaataagCATATTTATGTTATAACCAAAACCCATCTATGATTTCAAACATTTGAcacatttaattcttttctctctttttggttgaaagcttttaaaaagttttttctgtTACAAATAATGATTCAACCAGTTTTGATGTTTTTGAGGTTGAGAAAGTCATCAACATATGTGAAAGGGCAGGCACTATTCATACTTAAGGGAACAATATTAACAAGTCTCTGACTTCAATATTTACAATACACTAAAGGATAtagatagaaaaagagaaaatattatgaGAGGGGTGATATAGAGTTTTACTGCATGGTGATTCTTGGTGTTTGGGGTCATGTGGGATTGGGCAGTAAAGAATTCCCAGTAGAATTGACATTGTTTTCCAGCTTACGCTTTTGACATGTGCTCTGATGTGTGTTTTGTTTCCACACAAAGCAATCCTCTGACATTGgctgggtgtcctataattcaactcaattctgacactatctgcctCAAGATGgtatcagatcccacaggttaagggctcagtcctacaagacttcCCCCTTCTCATTTCAGAGTTCAAAGCCAAGTCCAGGTCATCATCTGTGCTTCTAACCCATCGGCTATAGGTTGAGGTTTCATCGActccccctccttgggtttgattaatttggtAGAATGACTCAGAATgtagagaaacattttatttactagattaccagtttattataaaagcatataactcaggaacaggcagatggaagagatgcatagtgCAAGGTCTGTGGGAAGGGCCAGAGAGCTTCCATAGCCTCTCCAAATGCACCACTCTCCCCACACCGCTATGTGTTCAGCAACCCAGAAGCTCTGAACTCTGTCCTTTCAGATGTTCATGgaagcttcattacataggcaatGTTCATTAAATCATTGGCTATTGGTGATTGAATCTAatctccatcccttctctcttcctgagGCGGTGGGAGGGGGACTGAAGGTTCAAACCCTCGAATCAAAggttggttcctctggcaaccagcctccACCCTGAAGTTACCTAGGAAACTCCCAAGTCACCttattaatgaaacaaaaaacactttTATTGTTCTCATCAACTTGGAAATTCCCAAGAtcttaggagctctgtgccaggaactggacAAAGACGAAAtagatatttcttataaatcacaatatcacaggctGCTAGATCTTCATTGTTCATGAGAACAGTATTAGTGTTGTAATTATGAGTAACGTGTTGTTTTCTgagcttattttgtttttcaccaAATATGCAGTAGATATTCTGATGctcttttcataaattttttcaAGGGTGAAGCATCGACATGTCTTAAGGATGTTATAGAAATGTGAAACTTCAAAGGAAGGTTCTTTTTAGTAACAATAGGTATGCTAAATGATGACTTAGTAATCAAGTAAAGGAATGTTAACTTGTATCTAGCTTTAGATTTAGGCTTTCATTGGAAATCGTATTTATgaaggtttgtttctttttttaatctgaaaaatgcgtgtgtatttttaaaagttttattatggTAAGAGCACAACATGAGATCTTGACAAATTTTAAGTGCAAAATTCATTATTGTTGACTACAGGTACAATGTTGTGgagcagatctctagagcttacTCACCTTGCTTAACTGAAATTTCATGCTTCTTTGTTAATAACTCCCCATTCATCGTAACCTTCTCAGGCTCCTGTTAAACACAATTCTAGACTTcaattttatgaatttgactattttagatacttcatataagtggaatcacgaattacttgtctttctgtgtctggtttatttaacgtaggataatgttttcaaggtgcaTTCGTGTTGTCACATGATGCagaatttcctgattttttaagactgaatagtattgcattgtatgtatAAACCAcatttaatttactcatttgTCAGTAATAGACATTTCGCTTGTTTCTACATATcagctattgtgaacagtgctgcaataaacataggtgtgcagatatctctttgagaccctgatttcaattcttttgactGTATCCCCATAAttgggactgctggatcataagatagttttatgtttaactttttggggaactcaaatgacttttaaattgaaaactgaaggaaaaaaagaatgagccaataaagaatgaggaaaatatattttgacaGGGAAATAGCAGATAGAAAAGACTCCACATGCACACAGAGGGGGAATGCAGGTTCCGATTCCTGGAGCCTAGAGTGTGGTGGGATGCGGGAAATAGCTTCAGATGATGAAATGTATGAGCTTCCTTTTCTGGAGGAAATGTAGTAGACTGTCTTTGTTCTTCCAAGGTATGTATTTGTACCACAAAAGATGCAGTACCTTTATGCACAACTTTTCATATTCCACTTGAAAACTTTTCTAAGTCTCCAAGATCCCATAGATCTAGttgcttttatttccttgatttctttcatttccatttttgacGTGTTTGCTTATTTTAGCAACATTCTGTCTTGGCATTTCAATACATGTGTCTACATCTGCAGGTTTTTTgcaatatcaaaatatttaaattcctcAGAAAACTTACTGTTTTCAACACCTTCccttcttcaagtattttttgagaaaagcttagagcatttaaaattttaggttATTATCAATTGTGCATATGTTGCCagtcctaaaatttttatttcagtattttagaTGTTTTCCCATAATTATAATGTTTATAATTCTCTCTCATGAAAAAATGTTTGAGTTAAAAGTAactattttgctttctttaaaatagaaatgtttctGTTGACCTCTGAGGGTACATGGGGAGTaagtttttgttggttttttccatctatttttagTGCCTAAAACAGCACCTGGCCCAAAGAAagtactcaatacatatttaaGTGAATCACTAACTAAATCATTTGAAAGCTTTGGATTGGAAGAAACAATAGCAACTATTACGTATTCTGTTGCtagaaaatgtagaaatttattagcttttgtttttctcttttgatatttCTAATTTGTAGATAtacttctgttttatttgttgtgttttgttttttgatattgcTAATTTGGAGGTAAAGCCaggatttaaattttaaaaagctattaatATGCCTGTTTATGGAAAATCCAAAAAGAGATTTGTGAGGAAGATGTCACTAGATGAGGATAAATGAGCATGTTCTGAGGAAGCTAACTTCATTAGAAAATTCGACAATTTCATCATGCATGTTCATTTGACTTCACATTCTCTTATTTCTGGAAGATATCATCCTTTTGATTGAGTTATTGAAGGCTTGCTTGACTTGCTTGTTCCTCAGTGTGTAAATGAAAGGGTTCAGTACTGGCGCAATGGAAGTAGTGAGCACTGACACGCCCTTGTTAATGGCCACTGATTCTTCCGGAGAAGATTTGATATAGATGAAGATACAGGTGCCATAGGTGATGGAAACCACAATTATGTGGGAAGAACACGTAGAaaaggcttttttcttttgctgagcagAAGGGAATCCTAAAATTGTCTGGATGATGTAAATGTAGGACAGAACTACACATGTAAGTGTCATAAGGAGGGCCAGCACAGCAGAGATTATAACGGTGTGTTCCATGAACCAAGTATCTGAACAAGAGATTTTCAAGAGGGGAGATGCATCACAGATAAAGTGCTCAATGGTATTAGAACCACAAAATTCCAGAGTTAAGCCTAGGCTAAGCGGGGGGGTTATAATAAATAGAGCAGCTACCCAAGAAGAAAAGACAAGTCTTCTGCAGGCTGTGTTATTCATGATGGTTCCATAATGCAagggtttgcagatggccacatagcggtcataggacatggTAGCCAGGAGAAAAAATTCGGTTACACCAAAGAGATGAGTGAAAAACACTTGGCTGACACAGGCATTGTAGGTAATGACCTTGTCACCTGTTGCTATGTTATACAAGTATCTGGGAATACAAGAAGATGTGAATGAGATCtccaagaaagagaaattttgtaGGAAATAGTACATGGCTGTTTTAAGGTGGGAATCCAAGAAGATGAGAGAGATGATAGTCAGGTTCCCGGTTATGCTCAGcaagtagaagagaaagagaaagataaaaaccaAAACTTGCAGTTGGGGGTCTTCTGTCAGTCCCAGCAGGATGAATGTTGTTACTGTATCATTTCTCATTCCTGACTCCTGACTTCTTTCATATCTTCACGTAACATTGAGACATTTTATTATAGCTTATTTGAACCTATGAAATCTATCATGTTAAgggttttcttatttattattatttagagaCTATTTGCAATTTAAATGCACATTCTATAAAGGACTACTTTTGACTCCTATGGGTCTGTCATTTCATAGGAGCAaagatgtttttttaaagattggcagctgagctaacatctgttgccaatcctttttctctttgtcttcttcttctccccaaagcaccctcatacatagttgtatattctagttgtaggtccttctggttgtgttatgtgggatgccacctcaacatggtgTGATGTGTGGTGCCATCTCAGCACCAAAAAACTGAACTTGCAAAACTCTGGGCCTCTGACTcctgagcacatgaacttaaccactctgccaaaGGGCCAACCCCAAAGACGTCTTTTGACTTTCAAGAATTCTCTGATGTGTTTGTTTGACACTTTATTCCTTCTTAAAGTGTTAATATATGTCAGAAAACTTGAGCTCACTTTGAACACACTGTAGTCAATTGAAGTCTCTGTTCCAGCTTTATGATGAAAgaattttgtcttctgtttttgtttattgcaTACACGTATTTTCTCCCATGAACACCTCTAAACTGTatcatgcacacacgcacacacacacacacacacacacacacaaacacaacttCTTCAGCTCCCCTCTTGACGCTGCCTCCTTCTAAGGTTTCTCTGTTTCTAAGTAATCACTTGTAATTCACAGTGATGCAGAATAGAGAAGGTCTTAATGCACAATATACTTATATTTATGCACAGTTTACATTTATACTTTCATGAAGTGCTCCGACAAATAAACTTCATAGATACCACAGATGATATATTTCTCTGACCCCTTTGTCTGTTagtgttttcttcctctctcttcactTGTCACTACTAATAGTCCCTCTGTATTTTCGTCAATTCctatgttttgaaatatttttcaggtGGTCATTACTAAATCCCGTTCTTCATTTTGTAATAGTCCTCTCTAATTCTGAGATGCAACCTAGCATATTGATTTGAACATTGACATGAACTTCAAATTCACTGTGCCACAAATAAAAGTCAtgatcttctctctcttcc
This genomic interval carries:
- the OR6C278 gene encoding olfactory receptor family 6 subfamily C member 278 (The RefSeq protein has 1 substitution compared to this genomic sequence), with product MRNDTVTTFILLGLTEDPQLQVLVFIFLFLFYLLSITGNLTIISLIFLDSHLKTAMYYFLQNFSFLEISFTSSCIPRYLYNIATGDKVITYNACVSQVFFTHLFGVTEFFLLATMSYDRYVAICKPLHYGTIMNNTACRRLVFSSWVAALFIITPPLSLGLTLEFCGSNTIEHFICDASPLLKISCSDTWFMEQTVIISAVLALLMTLTCVVLSYIYIIQTILGFPSAQQKKKAFSTCSSHIIVVSITYGTCIFIYIKSSPEESVAINKGVSVLTTSIAPVLNPFIYTLRNKQVKQAFNNSIKRMISSRNKRM